The genomic stretch ACAAATGCATGAAATTGAACGTATTCTCAATAATTACAAACAACATAATATGCACATGGATGAAACTATAATTGTATCCTCCATAATAGATAAACTTCCTCCTTCTTGAAAAGATTTTAAAAGAACCATGAAGCATAAGAAGGAGGATATTTCTCTTGAACAATTGGGTAATCACCTTCGTTTAGAAGAAGAGTATCGAAAACAAGATGATACTAAAAGCCAATTTACTCAAGAGAAGGTCCATGTGATGGAGGAAGGAAATTCAAGCAAACATTCCAATAAAAGAAAACGAGATTTCAAAAATTCTCATGAAAACCACAAAGGTTATAACAACctaaagaaaaagaaaggaaatTGTTATCATTATGGAAATCCAGGACACTTTAAACATGAGTGCAGGTTCTTAAAGAAAAAGAACAAAGATAAGAATTCAAGTGCAATAAAAGAAAATCTTGTTGCTGTTATTTCTGAAATCAACATGATAGAAGATGTTAATTCTTGGTGGATAGACTCTGGTGCTACCCGTCATGTGTGCAAAAATAAAGAACTATTCAAGACCATTAATGAAGAAGATGGTAGTGTTTTGTACATGGAAAATGCTTCTACTGTCCAAGTCAAAGGAAAAGGATCGGTAGAGATTGAATTCACATTTGGAAAAATACTCACTCTTAAAGATGTATTCTATGTTCCTGAAGTTAGGAAAAACTTGATTTCTGTACCTTTACTTAATAAGTATGGTTTCAAATCTGTATTTGAGGGAGATAAATTTATTCTCTCCAAAGGGGGGATGTTTGTGGGGAAAGGTTATCTTTGTGAGAATATGTTCATGTGTAATAttgttaataataataataataataatgtgatTTCTGCTTATACTGTTGAGTCTTGTGATTTATGGCATATGCGACTAGGACATGTTAATTTTAGTAAATTAAAAGACATGATGAAATCAGGTTTAATTCCTATTTTTGATATAAACTTAAATTCTTGTACCACATGCATGTTAACTAAAATTACAAGACAACCTTTTAAGAGAGTTGAAAGAAATTCTAAAGTATTAGACTTAATTCATTCTGATGTATGTGATTTACATGGTTGGCCTACCATTGGTGgtaaaaaatattttgtcactttCATTGATGATTGCACTAGATTTTGTTATATTTATTTAATGCACTCTAAAGATGAAGTTttagaaaaattcaaaaattttAAAGCTCAAGTAGAACTCCAGCATGAAACTTTTATTAAATGTTTTAGGAGTGATAGAGGGGGATAATTCTATCATCCTAATTATTTTGAGTCCACTGGTATTATACATCAAATAACTGCACCCTATTCCCCACAACAAAATGGGATAGCAGAAAGGAAAAATAGGGTGTTGGAAGAAATGGTGAATGCCATGTTATCATATTCTGGTTTATCCAAAGGATATTGGGGTGAAGCCATGCTAACTGCATGTTATATACTGAATAGAGTTCCTAATAAAAGGAACAAGATAACCCCATATGAACTCTGGAAGAAAAGAAAACCAAATCTTAAATATTTAAAAGTTTGGGGTTGTAGAGCAATTGTTAAGGTGCCTGAACCAAAAAGAAAGAAATTGGGAGAAAGAGGAATTGAATGTGTATTTCTGGGCTATGCTGAAAACAGCAAAGCATATAGATTCATGGTTATTGAATCCAATGACTCATATCCTATTAATACCGTGATTGAGTCACGAGATGCAATTTTTCAAGAAAGTAGATTTACCTCAATTCAAAATTGCAAAGACAATGTTCATTATGATGTTCAAAGTCTAGAAAATAATGTATCAAATAATGATATGTTGGGATGTTCAGAACCTAGAAAAAGTAAAAGAATCCGAAAAGTAAAAAATTATGGATCAGACTTCTTCATGTTCCTTGTAGAAGGAAATAATGATTCTATAAATCGTTATGGACCAATTTGTTATAACCTAGAGAATGATCCAGAAACATTTGAAGAGGCAATAAAATCTCAAGATTCAGCCTTTTGGAAAGAAGCCATCCAAGAGGAAATGGACTCGATTATGGGTAATAAAACCTGGAAATTAGTAGATCTCCCACCAGGGTCAAAAATCCATAGGTTGTAAATGGATCtttaaaaggaaaatgaaagTTGATGGtaccattgaaaaattcaaagCTAGACTTGTCGCTAAAGGATTTACACAAAAAGAAGGAATTGATTATTTTGATACTTATGCACCTGTTGCAAGAATTGCATCAATTAGAGTGCTTATGGCACTCGCTTCCATCTATAAATTTGTCATTCATCAAATAGATGTTAAAACTGCTTTCCTAAATGGAGAATTGGATGAAGAGGTGTATATGAAACAACCTGAAGGGTTTGTTATCAAAGGCCAAGAACATAAAGTGTGTAAATTAACTAAGTCTTTATATGGGTTAAAACAAGCGCCCAAACAatggcatcaaaaatttgacCAAGTTATGTTGGCCAATGGATACAAAATAAATGAATCTGACAAATGTATTTATAGTAAATTCAACAATGAAAAAGGAGTTATGATTTGTTtatatgtggatgatatgttAATCTTTGGTACTGAATTAAAAGAGGTAGAAAAGACTAAAGCTTTCTTATCCAAATTTTTTGATATGAAAGACTTAGGTGAAACAGATGTGATTTTAGGGATTAAAATCATAAGAGATGGTGAACATATTGGCTTATCCCAATCTCACTATATTGAAAAGGTGCTTAAGAAATTTGATCATTTGGATTGCAAATCCGTTTCTACCCCATTTGATCAAAATGTTAATTTGCAACCACATAAAGGGTGTTCAGTGGCACAACTTGAATATTCAAAGGTAATTGGATGCTTGATGAATGTTATGACATGTACTAGACCTGATATAGCATATGTTGTTGGTAGGTTAAGTCGGTATACAAGTAATCCAAGTAAAGATCATTGACATGCTATTAATAGAGTATTAAAATACTTGAAAGGGACGATTAACTACACTTTAACATATAGTGGATATCCTTCGGTTTTAGAAGGGTATACAGATGCCAGTTGGGTAACATATATAGAAGATCATGCATCCACTAGTGGATGGATCTTCAATCTTGGTTGCGGTTTCTTGGGGTTCAAAGAAACAGACTTGCATTGCCGACTCCACCATGGCTGCATAATTTATTGCTCTGGCTGCAGGTAGTAAAGAGGCTGAATGGCCAAGAAACTTGTTGTATGAGATACCTATTTGGCCAAAGCCAATAGCACCTGTATCCATACATTGTGATAGTCAATCCACACTATCTAAAGCATATAGCCAAGTATATAATGGAAAATCTAGACATATTGGTATAAGACATAGCTATGTGAAAGATTTAATTTCAAATGGAGTAATCTCCATAATATACGTAAGAACTAATAATAATCTTACAGATCCTTTGACGAAAGGTCTGACAAAAGACATGGTGTTGAAGACATCATTGTGGATGAGTCTCAAGCCCATATCTTATTGATCACCAATAGTGGAAACTCAACTCACACTTGATTAAAATCAAGTCTTGAGTTCAATGATGAAAGTATATTATTAGAGTGATTGAAGTACTTAACAATAGAAACATCCCAATGGGCAAAAAGTACTCAAACCATAAAAGTAAAAGTGATAGGATGAGATTATTCTCTTAATAGATATATAGCATATGTTTGCTGGAATGCTTATTATGGGAGCTTTTCTGATATAGTCTACCTATATGAGAATGAAGTAGGCTGCTTCATAGAGTTCAAGGGTTTGACTATTAAATTCTCATGAAAAGGATACATGACATAGGGCCTTATCAAATGTGTCATATTTACAATTCTTTTGATAGTATCGAGATTTCATGTGTAAGTTTTGCACACTTGTTCTAATGAGTTGTTGGTTCAAAGCTTGTCTACCAATGTCTATTCGGGATGAGTGAAACCCATATCTTACTAAGTATTGGTTCAAATCGTGAGATACCAATATCTGAAAccatgatttttccagaattatgAGATTTAGTTATTTTGAAAATGGTGGGGGATTGTgagaaaatttccaaaataataattaattgtatgattatattatttgaattaataatataaatataaatattatattcAAATTGCATGGTCTATAGTAATTATTATTGGTCTAAAGTGCCATTTAATTGGTTTCCTTTCTTTTAGGAGTAGTTGCAACGTAGAAACAAATATTTGCTATTCTTATGCGAAACGTTGTTATTAAGTTGCAATTGGAATAGTGTCATGCATTTTCTAAGAGTTGCTACTGTTTCATAACAGACGTGATTTTCAATATAAATTACAAGTTATGGTCACGGTGGAAAAAGACACAAAAAACCAATCTCAATTAATTTCTCATTCTAAATCATCTTTCTCTTCTCTAATGCATGAGAGCAATTGAAAGAAACATTCTTCTGTAAAATATTATCAACAAATACGTTTAGAGAGATTGTGCAATTCTCTTTAAGGATTCCAAAGTATCCTGCAGGAAATTCGCCGGTAACTCCTTTTGCATCCAACATAGAAAGATTGGTGGGGTGAATTGTTCCTTAAGCTTAGTGTAAAACTACACGCTTTGGAAGTTTATCGTGCAAATTAATTTCTCTGTTTCAATTCCATTTGTTCTTAGTTTTGCAACAACACCAAAGATTCAAAGGCGCTAACAGAGTATTCATTTTACTTACAAGATTGTGCAATGTCAAGGTAATTGAATTCTGCGTTGTAGAGAATGCAACGTAGTGTGAATCGTCCCCCTTCCGGACGACCATCTCCGTATTGCTGTTTCTGCAGTTGCTCACAGCTTATTGGTCGCCAACGAAGCTCAATTCCATTGACATACTCAGTATGAACCTCTGGATACCCACATTTGCTATTACATTCCACATTTCCATCCCACCTCTTCATCTTTACCTTCATATCTATTCTGCATGACTCTGCTATATGTGTCACTTCTGAATCAAAATAACCATCCACATCATATAAATAAGGATCAAAAAGTTGCAACATATTTTATCTATGTAACTTACATTGAAAGGAAGAATTACCTAAGGATCAAAAAGTTTTTGAAGGACTATAAAGCTCTTAAGCCGGCTAGATATACTTACGCGGACATAAAAAGAATTACAAATCATTTTAAGGAAGAACTGGGGCAGGGAGCTTTTGGATCTGTCTTCAAAGGAAAGCTATCAAACGAAGTTCATGTAGCTGTGAAGGTCCTAAACACTTCAACAGGAAATGGCCAAGAGTTCATCAATGAGATGGAAGCAATGTGTCAGATTCATCACATCAACGTCGCTCGCTTGGTTGGCTTTTGTGCAGACGGAAACAAACGAGCTCTGGTGTATGAATTTTTACCAAAAGGTTCCTTGCAGAAATTCATATCGTCTGCAGACACTAAGGATGTCTTTTTAGGTTGGGAAAGACTACAAAACATTTCTCTTGGTATAGCTAACGGAATTGAGTATCTTCACCAAGGCTGTGATAAACGAATTCTCCATTTCGATATCAAACCCCATAATGTATTGCTAGACAATAATTTCACACCCAAAATTTCTGATTTTGGTTTGGCCAAACTTTGTTCCAAGGAAAGAAGTATTGTGTCAATGACCACGGCTAGGGGAACTATGGGCTACATTGCGCCAGAGGTATTTTCTAGGAACTTTGGCAATGTTTCCTATAAGTCAGATGTTTATAGTTTTGGGATGGTGCTTCTTGAAATGGTTGGAGGAAGGAAAATAACCGATGACACCGAAGAAAATAGCAGTCATGTTCACTATCCACAATGGATTTATAATCTTTTAGAGAATGAGGAAGATATAAAAATCCATATAGAAGGAGAAGAAGACGCTAGAATTGCAAAGAAGCTATCAGTTGTGGGACTTTGGTGCATTCAGTGGCACCCAGCGAATCGACCAACCATGAAGGCTGTGGTTCAAATGCTGGAAGGAAATGGTGAGAAGTTAGAGATGCCTCCTAATCCTTTTGCTTCTGCATCTGCAACTAGAACGAATGCTGCTAGGCGTCTGAACTTGGAACTAGATGTCATCTCAGAAATAGAATGACGTTGGAATCAACAATACTTAATACTCTGTACTATAAATTACATTAAGTTTCATTTGATCATTTCTCTGAATTTTGATATTAATTGTTACTAGTTCACTTATAGTTTCAGGTTCCATTTGCAATGTATTTTGTTTAATAAATGTTTAAAAGTGGTTCCAAATAAAATCTGTGAGTTCAGTGTTACTGATACTCTCCGACAAGAAAGACTTTGAATGGAAATAAGTCCTAACTTGCTAAGAAAGGAAGAAAAGGCAAGTGCAGTAAGAGGTAAATGGAAAAGAGTTTAATGACATTTGTTTCTAATTTTTCTTGTATAATATGGCAGTTTTGAATGTTCGTGAAAGGTGGGGGATTGCAGGTTGTCACAGTAAATAGATACTGTCTTGTTGAATGTGATGCGTAGATCTTTGAAGAGGTGGTGCATCCATTCAACTTCACATGTGAGGGCATCTAGGACTTTGTATTTTGTTTTCGAGTTGGAGCGGGATATTTTTGTTTGCTTCTTTGACTTCCATGAGATAAGCAATTTTCCTAAAAAAAATTAGCAGAATCAGTTGTGGATCTTCTTATTGGCAAGATAGAATAGTCTCTAAGCAGAGCTAGTTTTTAAATATTAAAGGGTTCTAATTGCTTCCTTGAAATGATTGTTAATGGGTTTTGAGATAAATGACTAAGTTGTTGAACAACAAAAGAAATATCACGACGGATTATAGTTAACTAAGTTAATTGGCCAATTAATCTTCTATATTGTGTTAAATCATGAAAGAGGGCATAATCAGGGCAATACATTTTTATACATAGACTATAAGGAGTATGAAAGGTTTAGAGGCTAACAAACTTGTGTTACTTAGTAAGTCAAGAGTGTAACTACGTTGATTAAGAAAATTTTCTGATGTGGATCTAGCCACGTCAAGACCAAGGAAGCATCTTAGACGACCTAAGTCTTTGATACATAACTTGTTATGAAGGATGGCTTTTATGTTTGTCATTTCAGTAATGTTGTTGCGTGTTAAGATAATTTCACATATATAAACTAACAAGGCATTAAAGTTGTTATCAATAAATTTAGTGAACAAGAAATAATCAGCTGTGGAATGGCTATAACCAAGAGATATCAACGTATTAGATAATTTATAATATCATTGTTTGTTGGTCTCCTTGAGGTCGTAGAGACTTTTGTTAAGTTTGCAAACCTTTGTAGCGGAATCCAAAAACCAGAATTTCCTCCCCAAATAAAGAGCCCGTGTGAGAGAGGAGAGGGAGGAAGAAAATTTCTCAAGTTCATTACCATTTTCCTCCCATCCTCAAGGGTCATGGTTGAAAAATAAGTTATCCCACCATTGATGCTTCAAGGCAAGTAATTCATATCATATCAGCCTTCTACTACTGCTTCCTTATCTCTAATCTCCATTTTTTCTTGATTTAAAGAATCATACTCATCCCTAATGGAGAAACCTTAGAATGATCTCATTTATTGGGAGGAAGGGTTTTACTCAAGGTTAAAAGAGGCCAAGGAGATCCAAGCTTGGACATGCATGTGAGGATAGTGAAGCACGCCTTGAAATTTTATGTAGCATTGATGTTATGATCACATATAGGATGTTAATTGAAGGTTAGGAGTGGTAGTGAGGTTCAGAGGTTTGTTTTGTGTTGAGATTCAGAGTATTGATGAATATAACATGAACATGGAAACACCAAAATATAAACATATTCAGAAGTGTCATACTGTCTGAATAAAACATCAACATATCCAACACAAAAACCTAAAGCATATTCAAAAATCTAAATAAAACATGAACATCACAACATGAATAATACACATAACAATGTCAATACACATAACATCCTAGCAAAGAACATTAACATTCAGAAGCTTCAGAGAGATAATGGTAAATAACCCTTACGAAGAACATAAACATTCAAAAGTGTTACAGAGACGAATTGGTAATGTACCTAATTCGAATAGGGTGATGATTTCCTTTCAAGAAATGATATTCATTTCTAGAAATGAATGAAGATGGTGAAGGTTTCGCTATTGTTGTCGTCTCGTTCGTTAGGACACCCTTGTGTGTTATGAACAAAATGAAGTACCTGTAATATTATAATTTTATGGGAAAATATTTCACAACGGTTGCAAGCTTCAACCGTTGTGCAATATGGAACATATAACCATGGTTGTTATACtttcaatttttaaataaaaataaatgaaaagggaCACACGCTAATATTTAttgaaaaaaaggaaaaatattTATGTTGGGACTCGAAGCTTGTCATTCAAACTCTATGACCACGGTTATTTAAAGGAACCATGATGAAAAGTTTCTTAAtaaaatgaagagaaaaaaacATGCGCGTACAAAATTGTTATATAACGACAATGGAAAAATGGTTGTTGTAATATTGTGTCAATGAAGCTATTTTTTCTAGTAGTGGGTACAAAGTTTTGTCCTCTAGTGCCTTGTTCTTATCTCTTTGTTATTTGATTCAAATGCACTCCATTCTTTAGATTGGTGCCACGTAAGCCCTAAATTTGTGAGTGTATGTTCTTTGTGACTTCCATTGTATCCAACTTTCTACTTTCAATTGGGGTTAAAGAGTTATTCCAGAACTGTCATGCCAAAAATCATCAGAAATTATCTCTACACAAGTAACAAATGCATAAAAACTAACAAATAAAAGAACTTATTGTACTATTTATAATCTACTGAAAAACAACAAAATGCATTAAAATAAACTAGTAAATAACTGTATTAAAATGATAAATTCAAGTGCTAAGATTTATAATAACTCACAAAATGGGAGTTATTACACTCCTAAAATTGAATCATTACTTGTCCTCGGGCGATGCGATAGATAacataaaaaataattttttactTTCCTCCATCTCTTACTCTAGCAGCTCAATTCATATACAACTCAAAATTCATCTAAGGGGGGCACATCCAAAAGTTGACATAAAACTCGGTCTTTTTACAAATTATTCACGTATTTATgtgcgtgcatgcgtgtgtgtgtttgtgtgtgtgtatCCTTCCTAGATGCTCCAGGGGGAATAACTATTTTGCTCTCAACTTTTAGTTCATTTTTAACTTGAGGCTTCCACTTGCATTTTTGTTATTGATATTGATAAGTATTTATAGATGCTCCACCTTTTCACATGAAGGAATATCACTTGTAATGACTCAAACAGTTACTAATGGTGAAGATATTCAGTGTTCATCCAGTTTCGGGCACATGAACTTTATTTGAAGTGCTTGTTCGCATACTTCATTCATTTTGCACACATTTGTGTGTTTATTTATAAATGCGATGTTTCCTCGTGCTATCCTTAAGCAACGGTGTTTCCTCCCCTAAACCAAATACTACAATGAATCTTATTCCATAatttaaaacaat from Lathyrus oleraceus cultivar Zhongwan6 chromosome 7, CAAS_Psat_ZW6_1.0, whole genome shotgun sequence encodes the following:
- the LOC127102385 gene encoding rust resistance kinase Lr10-like, whose translation is MTLLYVSLLNQNNHPHHINKDQKVATYFIYVTYIERKNYLRIKKFLKDYKALKPARYTYADIKRITNHFKEELGQGAFGSVFKGKLSNEVHVAVKVLNTSTGNGQEFINEMEAMCQIHHINVARLVGFCADGNKRALVYEFLPKGSLQKFISSADTKDVFLGWERLQNISLGIANGIEYLHQGCDKRILHFDIKPHNVLLDNNFTPKISDFGLAKLCSKERSIVSMTTARGTMGYIAPEVFSRNFGNVSYKSDVYSFGMVLLEMVGGRKITDDTEENSSHVHYPQWIYNLLENEEDIKIHIEGEEDARIAKKLSVVGLWCIQWHPANRPTMKAVVQMLEGNGEKLEMPPNPFASASATRTNAARRLNLELDVISEIE